TATAACAGCAACGGCTCAGGCACAAATGGGCAAAAAACTGAATTATAATTTTTCCGTTTTTACCGGTGTTACTGGACTTGAAAATTCTGATGTACCCAGTGAAATATTTTCATGTTATCAAACCGAATCAAAAGGCTCAATAGGTGGACAGTTTAATGTTGCCTTTCCTATAACGAAGAACATTGAAATACAAAGCGGTATAGGCTACCACTCCTTTGGTTACAAACATGAATACGAACTTCACCCCAACTTTATTGATCCTCGTAAGGGATTTATTTTTCCACAAGGCGAACAAGGAGAAGAATTTTATGAAAAACGAAGTTTTCATTTTATTCAAATCCCGCTTGTTTTTAATTACAATTTCCACCTAAAGAATGACAACCAAATCACCACTGGTCTTGGAGTAGCTGCAAACCGACTATTATACACCTATGACAAAGGTGCAAGCAACAATTATAAATGGGAACGAAGAAAAGACAAGGAGCGATATAATTCGGGCCTTGGTTTAAGTGTAAAAGCTCATATTCTGTTTACCTCCACAATTTTCAAGACCTGGAAAGTATCTTTTGGACCTGAATTCGAACAGTTTGTTAATCAACCGATCAGAACGGAACGAGATAATGATGATGAAGTACTATTCAATCGCGCCGGATTAAAAATAGTTATGCATTTGTGATATTAAAACCTTTAAAAGCAAAAAAACCCGGTCCAAATGGATCGGGTTTTTCATTGTCAGTTATTTTAAGCAGCTTATCTAGCAAATAATAACTCTCTAGTTTTTGGAAGTGGCCAGTACTCGTCGTCAACAAGGATTTCAAGTTTATCAACATGATAACGAATCTCATCGAAATGTGGCTTAACATTATCACAGTACGCTATAGCCATATCCCTTGCGCTCTCTAGCTTATTTGCCTTTTTGCGCTCTTCAATCATTTCATCTACCCCCTTCTTAACCGCATTTACATGCATGGTAATTTCGCGAATAAGGGTTAACTGAGTTGAAGCCATTTTTTTACCATCTCCAGAACCGTAGATGTCCATCAACCCTTTCACATTTTTAATCAGCTCATTCTGATATTCAAAAACTTTAGGCATGATGTGGTTCTGAGCAAGATCTCCAATGATTCTTGACTCAATCTGGATTTTGCGGGTGTAGTTTTCAAGGTTAATTTCATGACGAGCATGTAGTTCTACCTTAGAGAAAACCTCAAGATCTTCGAACAGTTTAATGGTCTCATTTTTAACCATTACGTCTAAAGCTCTTGGAGTATCTTTAATATTGGATAATCCTCTTTTTTCTGCTTCCTTCACCCACTCATCTGAATATCCATTTCCTTCGAAACGAATGTTTTTAGAAGCTTTGATTAACTCTTTAATCTCCTGAAGAATAGCGACATCCTTTTTAGTTCCATCTGCAATTCTTGCGTCTACTTTTGCTTTAAAATC
The genomic region above belongs to Luteibaculum oceani and contains:
- a CDS encoding outer membrane beta-barrel protein, which translates into the protein MRHLLTLTTFLLITATAQAQMGKKLNYNFSVFTGVTGLENSDVPSEIFSCYQTESKGSIGGQFNVAFPITKNIEIQSGIGYHSFGYKHEYELHPNFIDPRKGFIFPQGEQGEEFYEKRSFHFIQIPLVFNYNFHLKNDNQITTGLGVAANRLLYTYDKGASNNYKWERRKDKERYNSGLGLSVKAHILFTSTIFKTWKVSFGPEFEQFVNQPIRTERDNDDEVLFNRAGLKIVMHL